ttttttttagattttttctggtttgtttttaaatcttgtaaaaaccaaaatatttttaacatattttagttttatatttttaaactgataaatttacaaagtaattaaaaaacaagcaATTTGAGCAGAAACCTTtctaatacatttaaaaaagcatcaaaataagtttttttagagTACAAAGGACAAAATGCTGTATAAATatggaataattattaaaatatatttgaacacATATAATACTtctgaatattaaaatctttaatgaattttttgtatGCGCATTACACATATCTATACCCACATGAATGGATTGTTGATGACAATAGAAGAGGTGCATATATAGAGTAAGAAGCAGATAAATTGATGTTACCGTTCCGTCTCTTTCCAAGTATGAACGTAATGTACctaacaaaattgtaatcaTGTTAATAAGTatgatttttcaaacatttgtttttaataaataatgtgaaatCTTATCATTATTtcgtacataataaataagcaGTAATATAGCGTGCAAACgataagtataattttgaGAATCATCTGTTATAATCACATCATGAAGATTATGGTTAATATtacttcttttatataatagtattataaatactacTGAATGCAATATACTTCCATGTAAAAACTAACAGACCGATGTTAATCATCTTTTTATCGAGTTCAAGGTACATTCGGGCACGCTTTTACATAGCATACAGTATTGCTGATTTGTAACGTAACTAAAcgaatcaattaaattttagaaaggaACGAAAAGTGACATGAACTTGGATCTATtcctaataaaacaattttttagtcaTTCCTTCGATCTAGACCAATCCAAAAATGgagtttttagaaaaaaaaacccgtTCATTCTCAACGCTGATACATCTACTTCTCTTTTGACTAATTTCTTGACTTCGTCTATGTCACAAGGGAATCTAACGCATTTGGTTCACAATGCAAAgacgttgacctatatttgCAGCACGACTTTTGTTTCCGAGATTTTTGTAGCGCGACAAAAAATGGGTTGTGTCCgaaatattgtgaaaaatgGATCATAATCAGTAGCGTAAAGTTTTCTTGATGGAACCACTGTTTCAAAAATTCACTAATTAaactatcaaaattaaattacaattccaaaatgatttttaaaaataaataaaatatacagctgtagaaataaaactaattaaaatgttcaagGCAATCACGCTTCAGTAAAGCTCAATAACTCGAgcttcttaataaaaaagtagaaaaataaaaacaaataatattgcagttttatttcttttctttttaagtaacataacattttttaaatagtatttatCATCAATTTCGTCATCAGAAAACGTATTGCTTACTTCAATTAAAGCATTActacataaagatttatctttGTAAAACTTACATTTGAAATCTCACAACACAGGCTGTTTTTTAACGAATCTAATAAGGTATTCGTTATTGAAAAACGCTGCAATGTTATTCAATATTTCTGCATTGCAAATCAAGAATTACACCGGTCGCACACATGTAACTTGCTTTGCAGCCACAATATCTTGTCCGAGTACATACTTCATCGTGTTCTTGGCAGTGCGCATGCTTTCGAGAAATACGCTTGAAGTTACGCTACCAGAGGTTATCCGAGATCTGTGAGCGATACTTTTAAGCGACACACAGACGAGCGACAAGCTGAGAAGTCGAGAGCAGTGAAACGAATAGCTACGACATGTGAATACTAAAAGTACTCGATCGCGGTGAATGGAGCAGTGGTGATAATCTGTGGTCTGTAAACTTTAAtcattctatattttttcttttttattcatagcacgatttattattaaatccacTTTATATAATCTGTTATTTGTATTAGAATAGTATAGAAATATACATGAAAAGTTTAAATAGGCCTTTGTTTTAATAGAACTAGCAGgctttttatcttaaaatctGACATGGATTATAGATCATATAAAGTGGGTTTTAAAAAAGTGTGTAAACTCTAATCGAACATTGCGTTGTTAATCTTATTCCGCGCGTGACACTACATAGGCAATTAGTTCTTTCGCTATTGTGTTTACGTTAacttaaaatagataaattatcagataaattatataaacaagaaataaataaatgtcaacATAGACGTAAGAATAAGGTATCTCTctaatatttagtttaaatcTGACTGTACTAGTGTATAAACGCGTTATAACAGCTTGcgtttttattcttttgacgaaaattattttttttaaaccgcTTGGTTATTGTATTAATCGTGTTTTAACCACGGAAGCACATAAATTCTTGTAGTTTTACCCTCTTATTccgttatttaatttcattatttagtTTCAACGTTAGAATAgctttatacattatatgtttaaatatgtGATTTGAGAGTAAAAGGAATGAATTTCTTGGCACAGACTCATGAATTTACTGTGTTTTCCTGATTTTCAGAAACTAAATCCTTTTGTTACTCGCACTTGAAAAGGACCTGAAATTAAGGTCGAAACATTGTGCTATAGAATTCCGAATAATAAAACTGGCCAGTTGGTTGATTAAGaatttccttatttttagAATCAAATTAATCTCTAAAATACATCACAAAAAAACTGTCATCAtgaaaaatgtacattttgtcacttcaataaaatttgaggATTATTAACAGcacaagtaatttatttagaaagacTGGctcaatgttattaattagtataacaatataaataaaattgatttttataggtattgttattattgtatattatagatatttaagatatgcaaaatattttaaaatgatcaaCAAATAAGATACGAATAAGACACATATACCTCTCTCTTTTAGTTTTAaacattctataaataaatgaatataacatgtaatatatatatttctaattcgGGTAAGAGAGACaggtctctctctttttctttttcactttctctttttctctctgtgtaaATGCAACcgtattaatgtaaattagtTACATACTCCGCAAATTAATTCGAATCGAGCATCTTATTACAAGTATTAAAATTGCCGCATTTTtatgacattaaaattaaacatcaGCGAATAAAACTCTTCAAGTACAAGTACATAGATACGTATAGCCACATAAACACAATTAAGTATTATtcatactattaatatttagagTACATCTAGctttaactaatatttatgataagtTCATCTAATAACCAAAGACAAAACTTATATATGACATTATTAATTGCTTCCGGAACGTTTAACCTTAGGCCggataaaaacattataattctTTCATATTAATGATTTGCTCTTTgtacgtaaataaaaacatacattatataataaaaagttactgtaaattgaaacaagatttaaattcttttaacacGCTTATCgtgatcattttttataaaatacttaaaagattggaacatatataattattagagacagagggaggggagagaggaagagacaagagagaaaaagagagagaaagagagagagagagagaaattttaaacaagatataaatatacaaacatatatgtacatatataaaaaatataaataaaacgatgTTATCAAATCATATCAAAacgatttatattaaacaaagattaaaagaaaacaaaggtataaaaagaaacaaagaagagataataaaaaagaaaaacaataatagcAATAATAGCAATAATCTACGGTATAACTTGTAAcgattcaataataattaaaataaaccataCTTGCGAAGAAATTCTcaaaagtttcgagcaaaaGCTTGAATTGAGGTTCAATTCGATAATGTGGCTTCTACTCTGTATCCGTTTACATTATAAACGGTGTCTTTGTTATAACatctgtatataaaaaatatgtgttataATTTAGGTACACACATATCGAGCATCCAGTTTATCATCACATTATAAGACATACCCGAAAGACACTTATTCCAAGCAACATGATGAAAAAAACGTCAATCTTTCTTGTTCTGATTGCTATCATCATCGGCCTACTGCAATTATACCTACCAAACAAGTATAGCAATCTTTATGGCAACGATACAAGTGGATCAAGATTAATGAATGTTCTAAGAACATGTACAGGAATCTGGGATTTTTGGAAACAAAGTCAACGTTATTTAGCCGACCAAATACCAGACATGACACCACAATCCGGAGACACGTATGATTTTATAGTGATTGGCGCTGGTACGGCGGGCGCGGTTGTAGCTGCGAGACTGAGCGAAATTTCTCCGATTAAAGTGCTACTTATCGAAGAGGGGGCTCATGAAAGGCTATATATGGATATCCCACTAACAGCTGGTATTTTACAAAAGAGTAAGGTTGTTCGAAAATATCAAACCAAATCATCCAATACGTACTGTCTAGGCATGGATGGCAATAGTTGCACTTTGTCGACAGGGAAAGTAGTTGGCGGTTCCAGCGTAGTAAATTATATGGTCGCCACTAGAGGAAACGCTGAAGATTATGATCGCTGGGCCGAAATGGGAAATGACGGCTGGGCATACAAGGATGTTctcaagtattttaaaaaattagaaacggCACATATATCGGATACTACCTATCGTGGTACCGATGGACCAGTACATATCATTCAACCAGAATTTCGTACGCCAGTGTCAGAAGCATTTCTTGAAGCTAGCAAAGAATTGGGATACCCAATTGTAGATTACCACGGAAAGAACCAAATTGGATTCTCATATGTACAGAGTAATATCATTAACGGCACTCGCATAAGTAGCAATAAGGCATACTTGATGCCCATACGTAATCGCAGCAATCTTTATATGACTGTTGAAAGCACAGCGACAAAAGTGCTGATCGATCGTGCCACAAATCGAGCAATCGGTGTAGAATTCTTCAAACATGGTCAAACTATACGAGTGTTTGCTAGCAAAGAAGTCATTCTGTGTGCAGGTGCTATCAGATCACCACAATTGTTAATGCTATCTGGTATCGGACCAGCGAAACGTCTTACCGAACTAGGCATAGATGTCATACAAGACATGCCAGTTGGCAAAAACCTTATGGATcatgttactttttttggaTTATCGTGGAAAATAAACGCATcgataagtttattaatatccGATCAGATAAATCCTATTAATCCATATATAACGGATTTTTTAACAAAGCGAAAGGGACCATTCACGATTCCGGGCGGATGCGAGGCCATCGGTTTCGTGAATACAAAGGAACCAAAAAAACGTAGCGGCTTACCGAATATGGAACTATTGTTTGCTAGTAGTACATTTAAGGAAGACTACCTTTTTCCAGATATATTAAAACTGAATAATCATATTCGTCAGGAATGGAGTAAATACGTTGGCACGTATGGTTGGTCCGTTGTGACAATAGTGTTAAAACCAAAAAGTCGTGGCCAAATAACATTATTGGCTAatgatattaatgttaaacCAGAGATTGTGCTGAATTATTTCGACGACCCAGAAGACGTCAGAACAATGATTGCTGGAATTAGAACTGTGATTCGTCTCAGTCAAACAAAAGTGATGCAGGCATTAGATTCCCAGttgttaaatattacgtatactAAATGCAACGATTACGTGTTTGATTCTGATGCTTATTGGGAATGCGTAATAAGGATTGTGTCTTCCACGCTTTATCATTATTCTGGAACTTGTAAAATGGGAGCAAGGGAAGATCCAACTGCTGTCGTCGATCCTAAATTAAAGGTATTTCATTAACAAACGTACCGCGGCATTTAAGAATCCAGACAGCACTGTATTCTGATTTTATGACCAAAATCGGGTTATAAAACATCTTAAAGATCTTTTAAACTTctgttaaacatattttaataacagacTAAAATGTGATTAAGAGATGTGATtaagatatctttaaaatattttatgtcccgatttttaacattgtattgtctataaaaattatacacctATAATAAGTAGCATGACGTGTTCATGAGTTCTTATGCTATGTTTTGTAGGTAATTGGTATTCAAGGATTACGAGTAGCAGATGCATCGATCATGCCAGAAATTGTATCAGGGCATACAAATATACCTGTTCATATGATTGCCGAGAAAGCCGCAGATATGATTAAAGAAGAATGGGGTTACTTGAAAAATTcgtaatgaaaataaacttttataaagtaGTTACATTTAGTATTTtgctacttttttattatcactttatgattaaaacatcaatctaaagaatattaaaaagaaaatatttaagaaaatagaaaaacaaataaattatgttattaatttctaattataaatattaatttatagatttatttaatagttaattattttaataattagctGACTTGCAGAAAAgcgtcttttttataaatcaaaagttatatatttaacaaaagaaCCACATGTAGAAAGGTCTTgaagtttaattaaacattaaacataaatataaagtaaaaattgtattcagtTTGCAGCGGattttaatgctaaataataatttttctgtaaatttaatttaattttttgttacatatgcgtggaaaatcattttttatgaatCCCTTTTTTATTCGGAAAATCGCCGATTTTTcacagaataattttctttaaagactaaatataacaaaattatatatcaaatttatttcaaataataataatctactCCATCTTAAATCTTTCAACATTTGtcgaaatattaaagttaacttttatattacattttgtatataaactCTTTTCAAAATCATCTTttcaaaaatcattaattatttaaaaaataattttataaataatataattatacaaatacaatttgtaatataatgctCTCAGTGACAAAACGGAAAAAAGATgtcgttatttaattaataaataaaaaaaattttaaaaaaatgtatttttattaattaattaaaaaacgacgtgtttttttccatttcgtcactaagtattatattatatgatactAAACAAAGTccacattttataattgattcacatttaaattacaaatttttcatgCACAACAAATTTTTCATGCATTACAACATCTTATAAGAAATAGGTATTTTATcatcatatatgaaagaatGTTGCAAGCGATAAAGTCACACATTTTATGGGACGACCTTGTAAATTAAGACCTTTAAACCCGAATtgatcatataaatataatgtaatgatataaatataatgacgAAGACAAAACAAGGATTATCTCAGAATGCtcacaaaaatatgaaatcttgctcaatagaaaagaatattctccgaaaaatttgatttgttattaaattaaaagtcttATGATAACCAATTCGGCAACGTAGACCAGGCGGTAAGTTATACACAATCCATAATGGCACACTTATTTGGATGTCACACAGACATCTATACGACATTGTATAAATATCCTGACATCCACTCGACGTCTCTCAGATGAAATTTGCTGCGTGGGACTAaacaattcatattttaaaagattaaatattgcgacagtaaaatattaaaatatgttatttaaagaatttgtaaaCACTCCTATTTAAACGCGCGTTAGATTGCTAAATAAccgtatgtttttttatttaatgtgtgACACACTAATggattatataatatgaaggagatattaatttataaaggcATGTAacaagaaaagaatttaaaattctttaattttatcaagctTCTACTACAATCGTGCATACCCTGACTTATATAAGGTATGGATTTAAAAATAGTGTTACAGATTAATACCTTTTTTCTTACGccttaacaaaaaaattcacaaaaagaagtttcagacaaaagttgttatCTGAAGGGGAACTAATAAtggtaaaatcaattttcaaaaaaaaattatttgcaagaTTACATACAGGCCATTGCTTTATTCTGGCATATTGAGACATAAAGCACAATATCTCAAAAACACACTACTCATTTTCtactaattgtattttaattaatttatgcacaaaataatgtaaagtaaattaatttagtttaaaaagaatatgtagtgctttttcaaaaaattatttacaataattacatacaaaagtctttttttttaagtaactatgtgttttttatctattattatattattattctgatCATAAAagactattaaaatatagttatcaaaaaattaaataatttataggatattttatactttatattaaaagatattagaatgagatataaaatatcttgtaaaatactaattttgtTAGATAACTCGATTTAGTTCTTTTCTATGCagaaaatataactaaatattatgtaagaaACTTACAttaagtttgttaaaaaaaaaacgatgataacattttttaatcttaaaaggTTGATATTTTTCTAAGTCTATGCAGCTTTTctctgaaacattttattataaaaaataaagaaaagatattGTATACCATAAGAGTTTGtacgtattaaatatttacacttatttttttatactactatatatatgtatgtacatttcagatattaaaaccccaatcaaaatttaaatatgcagaacaaaatttcaaatttactttACATTCTGAGTATTAGCACTATTATCAATCCATTCTTTATTATCAGTGCACACCGATATTATAATACTCTTTATGACAACAGTAACAGAGGAccaaaattgtcaaaattactaaaattaactGCAGAAAGTTTCAACTTCTTAGTGGAGAATCAACATTATTTGGCTCAGGAATTATCGGAT
This sequence is a window from Monomorium pharaonis isolate MP-MQ-018 chromosome 3, ASM1337386v2, whole genome shotgun sequence. Protein-coding genes within it:
- the LOC105834708 gene encoding glucose dehydrogenase [FAD, quinone] isoform X2: MMKKTSIFLVLIAIIIGLLQLYLPNKYSNLYGNDTSGSRLMNVLRTCTGIWDFWKQSQRYLADQIPDMTPQSGDTYDFIVIGAGTAGAVVAARLSEISPIKVLLIEEGAHERLYMDIPLTAGILQKRKVVGGSSVVNYMVATRGNAEDYDRWAEMGNDGWAYKDVLKYFKKLETAHISDTTYRGTDGPVHIIQPEFRTPVSEAFLEASKELGYPIVDYHGKNQIGFSYVQSNIINGTRISSNKAYLMPIRNRSNLYMTVESTATKVLIDRATNRAIGVEFFKHGQTIRVFASKEVILCAGAIRSPQLLMLSGIGPAKRLTELGIDVIQDMPVGKNLMDHVTFFGLSWKINASISLLISDQINPINPYITDFLTKRKGPFTIPGGCEAIGFVNTKEPKKRSGLPNMELLFASSTFKEDYLFPDILKLNNHIRQEWSKYVGTYGWSVVTIVLKPKSRGQITLLANDINVKPEIVLNYFDDPEDVRTMIAGIRTVIRLSQTKVMQALDSQLLNITYTKCNDYVFDSDAYWECVIRIVSSTLYHYSGTCKMGAREDPTAVVDPKLKVIGIQGLRVADASIMPEIVSGHTNIPVHMIAEKAADMIKEEWGYLKNS
- the LOC105834708 gene encoding glucose dehydrogenase [FAD, quinone] isoform X1, yielding MMKKTSIFLVLIAIIIGLLQLYLPNKYSNLYGNDTSGSRLMNVLRTCTGIWDFWKQSQRYLADQIPDMTPQSGDTYDFIVIGAGTAGAVVAARLSEISPIKVLLIEEGAHERLYMDIPLTAGILQKSKVVRKYQTKSSNTYCLGMDGNSCTLSTGKVVGGSSVVNYMVATRGNAEDYDRWAEMGNDGWAYKDVLKYFKKLETAHISDTTYRGTDGPVHIIQPEFRTPVSEAFLEASKELGYPIVDYHGKNQIGFSYVQSNIINGTRISSNKAYLMPIRNRSNLYMTVESTATKVLIDRATNRAIGVEFFKHGQTIRVFASKEVILCAGAIRSPQLLMLSGIGPAKRLTELGIDVIQDMPVGKNLMDHVTFFGLSWKINASISLLISDQINPINPYITDFLTKRKGPFTIPGGCEAIGFVNTKEPKKRSGLPNMELLFASSTFKEDYLFPDILKLNNHIRQEWSKYVGTYGWSVVTIVLKPKSRGQITLLANDINVKPEIVLNYFDDPEDVRTMIAGIRTVIRLSQTKVMQALDSQLLNITYTKCNDYVFDSDAYWECVIRIVSSTLYHYSGTCKMGAREDPTAVVDPKLKVIGIQGLRVADASIMPEIVSGHTNIPVHMIAEKAADMIKEEWGYLKNS